A DNA window from Hypomesus transpacificus isolate Combined female chromosome 24, fHypTra1, whole genome shotgun sequence contains the following coding sequences:
- the LOC124486559 gene encoding calcium-dependent protein kinase 27-like yields MAEKARDEEVRGEARFGDGQAAVELLNWYELDQELIIVLERPVPAVELFDYIQERGGCLPEDQAKIILRQVVEAMVNFHSWGVLHRDIKPENLLVETGSAVPRIRVLDFGCGCIIQEAPYTEFLGTKMYIPPEWYLHGSYRAVPSAVWQLGVLLYNVLSGIFPFRTPDQVLYCDPIPTMDRFSSQCKNLLKLCLAKCPEDRPTLEEVLLHPWLHTEEERKAERQKKRKRKERRDAESSRGGEQKRKREPEERQDSGESSTALSLEDASSSSSLSLSQGNTKRCRVDTRSPKVSPKNTTATTMTPHGTHGRVGCYCATWTGVQDKDPEEKQGYMERETEFGRAHAVSTFPEISDTALLPRALPVLPEGSLPVLPRVLVPVLPSTEPSAPPEPPAESWSTPAPPELGAQKKPSLGHHHRPPEHLCTSRRPPGLPPELPRLFTLPPGRPPELPWPSSLPPGRPPDLPTVPFSPHRPPKKHITKIQEEGGYLPEDQVKVSVFTSSYSQTRVWNNTKSCRKQLQITEHRPWIQKSSQRTVGTRFVWSQMNTWTETDV; encoded by the exons ATGGCTGAGAAGGCCAGggatgaggaggtgaggggtgaggccAGGTTTGGAGACGGTCAGGCAGCAGTGGAGCTGCTGAACTGGTACGAGCTGGACCAAGAGCTCATTATAGTTCTGGAGAGGCCTGTACCCGCCGTGGAACTGTTTGACTAtatccaggagagaggaggatgtctCCCAGAGGATCAGGCCAAA aTCATTCTGAGGCAGGTGGTTGAGGCCATGGTCAATTTTCACTCTTGGGGTGTCCTCCACCGAGATATTAAGCCAGAGAACCTTCTGGTGGAGACCGGTTCTGCAGTTCCACGGATTAGGGTTCTGGACTTTggctgtggctgcattattcaaGAAGCACCCTACACCGAGTTCCTTG ggaccaaaatgtacatccctcCTGAATGGTACCTCCATGGTTCCTACCGGGCGGTTCCATCCGCTGTCTGGCAGCTGGGGGTACTGTTATACAACGTGCTGTCTGGGATATTCCCCTTTCGCACACCCGACCAAGTCCTTTATTGTGATCCTATCCCTACCATGGATAGGTTTTCCAGCC aatgCAAGAACCTACTTAAATTGTGTTTGGCAAAGTGCCCTGAAGACCGGCCTACTCTAGAGGAAGTCCTTCTCCACCCGTGGCTGcatacagaggaggagaggaaagcagagagacagaaaaagagaaagaggaaggaaagaagagatgcagagagcagcagaggaggggagcaaaagaggaagagagagccggaagagagacaggattcGGGGGAGTCTTCGACGGCACTGTCCCTTGAGGACGCCTCGTCttcgtcctccctctccctgtcccaggGCAACACCAAGAGGTGTAGGGTAGATACCAGGAGCCCCAAGGTGTCCCCTAAAAACACCACGGCCACAACAATGACCCCACATGGTACACATGGAAGAg TGGGATGCTACTGTGCTACTTGGACAGGGGTCCAAGACAAGGACCCAGAGGAGAAGCAGGGCTACATGGAAAGGGAGACAGAATTTGGCAG GGCCCATGCTGTGTCCACATTCCCAGAAATCAGTGATACAGCACTGCTGCCCAGAGCTCTGCCTGTGCTGCCCGAAGGCTCTCTGCCTGTGCTGCCCAGAGTCCTGGTGCCCGTGCTGCCCAGCACcgagccctctgctcctcctgagcCCCCAGCAGAGTCCTGGTCGACTCCAGCACCCCCAGAGCTCGGTGCACAAAAGAAGCCCAGCCTTGGTCACCACCACCGACCCCCTGAGCACCTCTGCACATCCAGACGGCCTCCAGGTCTGCCTCCAGAGCTGCCCCGGCTTTTCACCCTGCCTCCTGGCCGGCCTCCAGAACTGCCCTGGCCTTCGTCCCTGCCCCCCGGTCGTCCTCCCGACCTCCCCActgtccctttctccccccatcGCCctccaaaaaaacacattacaaaaattcaggaggaaggaggatatCTCCCTGAGGATCAGGTCAAGGTGAGTGTGTTTACAAGTTCATACTCACAAACCCGTGTCTGGAATAATACAAAATCCTGTAGAAAACAATTACAGATCACAGAGCACAGACCCTGGATCCAGAAAAGCAGTCAAAGGACGGTTGGAACAAGGTTCGTATGGAGCCAGATGAACACTTGGACGGAAACAGACGTGTGA
- the LOC124486611 gene encoding serine/threonine-protein kinase prk-2-like, producing the protein MNSNWLSVFSVFKTLRGKLRQLPLEVVLLLIVGQGGADMAEKARGEEVRGEARFGDGQAAVELLNWYELDQELIIVLERPVPAVELFDYIQERGGCLPEDQAKIILRQVVEAMVNFHSWGVLHRDIKPENLLVETGSAVPRIRVLDFGCGCIIQEAPYTEFLGTKMYIPPEWYLHGSYRAVPSAVWQLGVLLYNVLSGIFPFRTPDQVLYCDPIPTMDRFSSQCKNLLKLCLAKCPEDRPTLEEVLLHPWLHTEEERKAERQKKRKRKERRDAESSRGGEQKRKREPEERQDSGESSTALSLEDASSSSSLSLSQGNTKRCRVDTRSPKVSPKNTTATTMTPHGTHGRVGCYCATWTGVQDKDPEEKQGYMERETELGRAHAVSTFPEISDTALLPRALPVLPEGSLPVLPRVLVPVLPSTEPSAPPEPPAESWSTPAPPELGAQKKPSLGHHHRPPEHLCTSRRPPGLPPELPRLFTLPPGRPPELPWRGRRISP; encoded by the exons ATGAACTCTAACTGGttgtctgtgttctctgtgtttaagACCCTGCGTGGGAAGCTCCGCCAGCTCcccctggaggtggtgctcctaCTGATTGTAGGACAGGGTGGGGCAGACATGGCTGAGAAGgccaggggtgaggaggtgaggggtgaggccAGGTTTGGAGACGGTCAGGCAGCAGTGGAGCTGCTGAACTGGTACGAGCTGGACCAAGAGCTCATTATAGTTCTGGAGAGGCCTGTACCCGCCGTGGAACTGTTTGACTAtatccaggagagaggaggatgtctCCCAGAGGATCAGGccaaa aTCATTCTGAGGCAGGTGGTTGAGGCCATGGTCAATTTTCACTCTTGGGGTGTCCTCCACCGAGATATTAAGCCAGAGAACCTTCTGGTGGAGACCGGTTCTGCAGTTCCACGGATTAGGGTTCTGGACTTTggctgtggctgcattattcaaGAAGCACCCTACACCGAGTTCCTTG ggaccaaaatgtacatccctcCTGAATGGTACCTCCATGGTTCCTACCGGGCGGTTCCATCCGCTGTCTGGCAGCTGGGGGTACTGTTATACAACGTGCTGTCTGGGATATTCCCCTTTCGCACACCCGACCAAGTCCTTTATTGTGATCCTATCCCTACCATGGATAGGTTTTCCAGCC aatgCAAGAACCTACTTAAATTGTGTTTGGCAAAGTGCCCTGAAGACCGGCCTACTCTAGAGGAAGTCCTTCTCCACCCGTGGCTGcatacagaggaggagaggaaagcagagagacagaaaaagagaaagaggaaggaaagaagagatgcagagagcagcagaggaggggagcaaaagaggaagagagagccggaagagagacaggattcGGGGGAGTCTTCGACGGCACTGTCCCTTGAGGACGCCTCGTCttcgtcctccctctccctgtcccaggGCAACACCAAGAGGTGTAGGGTAGATACCAGGAGCCCCAAGGTGTCCCCTAAAAACACCACGGCCACAACAATGACCCCACATGGTACACATGGAAGAg TGGGATGCTACTGTGCTACTTGGACAGGGGTCCAAGACAAGGACCCAGAGGAGAAGCAGGGCTACATggaaagggagacagaacttggcaG GGCCCATGCTGTGTCCACATTCCCAGAAATCAGTGATACAGCACTGCTGCCCAGAGCTCTGCCTGTGCTGCCCGAAGGCTCTCTGCCTGTGCTGCCCAGAGTCCTGGTGCCCGTGCTGCCCAGCACcgagccctctgctcctcctgagcCCCCAGCAGAGTCCTGGTCGACTCCAGCACCCCCAGAGCTCGGTGCACAAAAGAAGCCCAGCCTTGGTCACCACCACCGACCCCCTGAGCACCTCTGCACATCCAGACGGCCTCCAGGTCTGCCTCCAGAGCTGCCCCGGCTTTTCACCCTGCCTCCTGGCCGGCCTCCAGAACTGCCCTGGC gaggaaggaggatatCTCCCTGA